TGCGCCTTTTTATTATGAAAGAAATTTCTACTATTCTGATAATTTTCGGAGTTTTAATAATCTTGATCGGATTATTGATGAGATACACTTCCATCTTGTCATTTCTCGGAAAATTACCTGGAGATATTCGTGTTGAGAAATCCAATTTCAAATTCTTTTTCCCGATCACTTCCATGATTATTATCAGTATCATTATTAATATTATTATCAGGATCTTTAAAAAATAACGAGGTTAAAATGCTGAACATCAGATCATTCAAAAAAATGAAACATGATCACGCAAAGATCGTGATGATCACTGCTTACGATTATCCTTCCGGAAAATATGTACAGGAAGCAGGAGTCGATATAATTCTAGTTGGAGACAGTCTGGGAATGGTTGTTCTCGGATATGAAAACACACTTAAAGTAACTATCGAAGACATTCTCCATCATACAAAAGCAACCCGCAGAGGAGCTGATAAGACTTTTATTGTTGCTGATATGCCGTATATGAGTTATCATCTTAATTTGGAAAAAACGAAAGAAAATGCATCGAGAATGATCATCGAAGGTGGAGCAAATGCTGTTAAACTCGAAGGTGGAAATCCGACCCGTTTAGAAGCGATCAAAGCGATCCTCGACTGTGAAATTCCGGTTTGTGCTCATTTGGGTTTAACTCCGCAATCGATTCATTCATTTGGTGGTTATGTTGTTCAAGGAAAAAATGAAAAGAATCATGAACGCATTCTCCAGCAAGCTTTGGAGATTGAAAAAGCAGGAGCATTCATGCTGGTTCTGGAAGGAATTCCGGAACAACTCGGAAAGGAAATTACGGAATCTCTTTCCATTCCTACTATCGGTATCGGAGCAGGAAGATTTTGTGATGGTCAAGTTCTGGTTTATCACGATATTCTCGGAATGGCAGATTTAAAACCGAAATTCGTAAAACAATTTGCTAAATTGTCAGAAGAAATCC
This sequence is a window from Candidatus Cloacimonadota bacterium. Protein-coding genes within it:
- a CDS encoding DUF2905 domain-containing protein, whose amino-acid sequence is MKEISTILIIFGVLIILIGLLMRYTSILSFLGKLPGDIRVEKSNFKFFFPITSMIIISIIINIIIRIFKK
- the panB gene encoding 3-methyl-2-oxobutanoate hydroxymethyltransferase, with translation MLNIRSFKKMKHDHAKIVMITAYDYPSGKYVQEAGVDIILVGDSLGMVVLGYENTLKVTIEDILHHTKATRRGADKTFIVADMPYMSYHLNLEKTKENASRMIIEGGANAVKLEGGNPTRLEAIKAILDCEIPVCAHLGLTPQSIHSFGGYVVQGKNEKNHERILQQALEIEKAGAFMLVLEGIPEQLGKEITESLSIPTIGIGAGRFCDGQVLVYHDILGMADLKPKFVKQFAKLSEEIPNYIKNYCDDVKTGNFPKEENVYLPFKK